The nucleotide sequence ACTGCTGACAGTACTGAGTCACCAGGGCCAAGCTCCAAAGAGACAAAGCCTAGAGAGGGATTAACATTCTCCAGATGCTTCTTAAAGATTATGTAGGAATACTCCACAGATTCCATGCGACCATGCTTAAATATACCTATTTTTTTCCACAAAGAGTATCTAATTGGCAATCGTTTAAGAATTATTTTAACAAGAATCTTAATTCTCCAAGACATCCAGACACTCCTTTTATACATCGACATTCAATATATGAAAAACAGATTGACGTGCAATCTCACCCAATCATCACACATTCTAAGCCTGGATAATTTACATGATTCTTCTAAAATATGAGATGATAATTGATTGAATAACTATTAAACAGAAACGATGGCGGACTTTTGGGGTTGGCTCAGCACTGCTATGTGTGCATATATGACGGCAAAACTCGCCAGGCATACAAGTCTGATCAAAATTCCCTTGTGGTCAGCATTTTTTATACGGCTGCTAACTGTATTAACAGACCGCTACATAATAGCGATACCAGAGTCCAACACTCCAGATTACATCGGCTTTGAGCAAACGGCTTGGCAGTGGGCTCAAGATGGCTTTTGGGGGACGTTCCAACACTTCGACATTTATCAATCATACGTTTATAGTTTTGTACTGTCACTTCCTTACTCCCTATTAGGAAGAAGCCCGCTGATGGCTCAAATGCTCAATGTCAGCCTCGGCATTTTGATCGTATATTCGGCTTATCAATTGACCAATATCTTGTGGAATAAAAAAGCCGCATATGTAGTCACTTGGTTGACTGCGTTGTTTCCAGCATCAATTTTATACTCCTCGATTACGGCACGTGAGGTTTGGATTATCTTACCGTTTATGGTTGGATTGATTGGCACAGCCAAATGGTTTGACAGTCGAGATTTTCGGTGTATTTTAATTGCTTTAACAGGCTTTTCTGGTAGTACTGTGTTTCACGGTGGAATGCTCTTAAGTGTTCTCATCGCTATACTTATATTCAGCATCCATGAAAGTAAGGCTTTATTTAAATGGTCAAGAAAAAAGATTCGCAACAAGCAAATATATTACTTGTTACTAGCAACCCTAGTCCTTATGGCCATTTTCATCAGCCCATACGTCATAGACTTCCTTATCTCTTTACCCCAAATTCGAATTTTATCTCAGCGAAGCTTTACAGAGGCTATTGAGCATTTATGGCAAGACCGAGCTAGCGGAGATGCTGCATATTTAATTGAATTTGAGCTGAACAATCTAGGAGACTTCTTATGGCTGTGCAGTTTGAGAACAATATACTTTCTATTCCTACCATTCCCTTGGATGATCAGATCACCAATCGACTTGCTAGGTATTTTAGATGCTTTATTCTATTGGCTTGCCTGCATCTTAATTACATTTAAACTCAAAATCATATTCGGTGATAGCAAGAAGAGAAATGTTCTAATAATCATTTTTTCTATGATTGTGGTATTTGCTATTGGCACCAGCAACTACGGCACAGCATTAAGGCACCGAGCTAAATTTGCTCCCGCACTGTTTGCAATAGCAGGACCTGTAATAAAGCCAATGACAAATTTCAGATTCAAGTTAAGCTAGCGCAGATTCATAACTCGAGATCAAAGGCTTCAAGCCTCTTAGACTTTAATTTTCCTATGAGACCAACATATTTACCATTGAAATTAAAGACATTCCATTCATGAATCTGTCTTGTCTCAACGTAATCATAAAAGTATGAGTTGTCCTGAATATCATCCATCAAAATCAGCCCATTAGGACTAAGATTTGGAGTGACTAAGCTCACTGCAAAATCTCTACCAGAATAACTTTTATCAGAGTCGTAGTGAAAAATGTCGATTGTTCCAACCTTATCTAATATTTGAGGAAGATTCACCTCATCTCCATCGAGATAAAGATTCCAGTTCCCTCTAAGCTTCTCTTCGATAACGATGCCAATATATTTTTCGGGGTTAGGAATTCTAAAATAAGGAAAGTCACTACTATAAAGAGTTCCCTTTTTGTTTTCTTCAAGTGCAGCCAAAAAGGCATATGATGAAAAGCCGGTTGCAACACCTGTCTCAACCACAGTTAGAGGCTGAAGATAGCGCGTAATAAAATAAAGAAATGGATATGCTCCTCCTCCTCCCAAGCTGTGTTCAATAGAATTTAGGACCGTATTGGCATGAACGTCAATTTTCTCGACGACTTCTAGAGTTTCTTCCCATAAGTCAGCATCCAGGCTTTTGGCTAAATCTTCAAAGTCCATACAGTGTTCTTCTAACCAGGCCAGGTTCTCCCTTGAAGAGTGTGCATTTTTCTTATCGAAAAAACGCTTCATGACTTTTTTGGTCATGACCAATAAGTTTTTGCGCTTCAATGACTGTCTCAAAATATTTGGAAGAGTATTCATTCTTTAAACACACTGTTTTATATTTGAACAAAATTTTAAGACATGTAGACATCTCAGGCCACCAGAAAGAGTCAGATTCTTTAAGTTGATGTAGATATACAGAGTCTCTAGGGGAGAGAACAGTAGAGCGATGATTGTCGATATCCGTCAATGGATTTTCGTATACTTACCTGCAAATCAGCTGATACAAATCAGCGATCCCTAATCGAACCACATCAAAGAGTATTCTCAATCAATTTTCAGATGATAATGGCCATTCTTGATCATCAAGATTCAATTTAGAGCATTGCTGAAGATATAAATCCTGATATTGCTGAGTGATTTGCCTGATATCAAATAGTGTTTCTATTCTTTGCCTAGCCATTCTTCCTAATGTCATCCTTTCGCTTTCGCTCAAATTTAATACGCTAAGAATTGCTTGCATTAGTTGCATTTCATCATTAGCATCTACTATTTTGCCGGTATTGGCCACAATATACGCAGAATCACCCACGTCAGTTACCACACAAGGTACTGCACAGGCCATTGCTTCTCCAACAACATTAGGAAATGCTTCACCCTCTGATGAGGATAATACAAGCAAATCTAAAGATGCCATCAAGTCAGGTGTATCATCTCGTTCATCGAGTAAGTGAACGATAGCTTTAACCCCAGTTTCATGGATGTATGCCATGAGGCAGAGATTGCCAGAATTTATATTCTTCCCAGCTAGTAAGAGGTGAATTTTTGGAAGCTTGCAGTATACATGACTCATAGCCCTAAAAAAAGCTAAATGATTCTTTTGCGGATGAAAGCGACCGATCATCCCAACTAACATGTTTGAGGAAGAAAGATTTAGCTCTTGCCGTATACGTTTCCTAGCTTGAGGATTTGGATAGAAGCGCTGAAGATCGAACCCGTTAGGAATTACGATGAATTTATCAGCATCATAGCCAAGTTCAATATGGATGTCGCGGGCATTAATTGAACAGCATTGAATGCAGTCGGGAATAAAATAAGACAGTTTTGTGCAAATTTGAATAACTAGTTTAGTAGTTAATTTAGTTTTCTGAGATGCAAAGTTACTATGCCGTATATTCCAAATTACAATAGGAACCTTAGCAAGCCGGGCGGCGAGACCACCAACTAAGTCGGCGTGATACATCCATGTATGGACGATATGAGGGCGCTTAGCCCTAAGCAAACGAACTAATTTAACCAGGGTGATTAGCGTCGATATTCCAAGCTTCATATCAAGTGCTGTAACTGGTATACCTAACGCTTGAATAGAGTGACCTACTTTGCCAAAAGTGGTCAACGACACAACCTCTGGAGAAAATTCTTGAGAGAGATTTTCTAAGATTTTGAGGAGCATCATCTCAGCTCCTCCGATTTCTAACCCAGTGATTACTAGTACTATTTTCATTATTTGCTGTAGAAGCTATCTTCAGAAATATGCATCAGGTATTGTTGGGCAATTAACTCTACAGAAAAAAGTTGAGCTCTTTGGCTTCTTAAAGACTTTTGCTGGAAATCATCTGTCATCATTAAGGCAGATATTATTGCCGAGGCCAGGGCGTCAACATCATTTACTGGTACCAACGTGCCATATTCGCCGTACTCTAGGATCTCTCTTGGCCCACCAGGGCAATCTGTGCTAACTACTGGGGTACCGCAGGCTAGTGCTTCCACTAAGACGTTGCCAAACCCTTCCCAAAGAGAGGTGAGGACAAAAAGATCGGCCTCTCGATAAAAAGGAAATGGGTTTGCTTGAAAGTCTAAAACATCGACATGATCTTGAAGTCCAAAAGCGTGAATTTGTTTATGAATATTCTCTTTTTCATCGCCTTCTCCCAAAATAACTAATCTAGCATTCTTGACGTGTGATATTACTCTTGAAAAAGCGTTGATTAGTAGAGCATGATTCTTTTGAGGATATAGACGTCCCACAGAAAGAACAACTTTCAGGGCTGAGGATACTAACCAAGGATGGTGACACTTTACAGAAATCAACTCTTCAACGTTACTAGGCAGTACTGGGTTGTGTATGACTCGGATTTTACTACTAGAGGAAACAACCTTATATTTTTCCAGATCTGACTTAGTATCTTGAGAATTGCTAATTACAACATCTGCCTTTAAATAGGCTATTTTCATCAGGGTTAAGTAGCATAGCCTCTTTAGCTGTGGCATTTTCAACACCGCATGCATTGTATTGGCTTCTCGAAAAATGAGTCGTGCTGACGAGTGAAACATATAGGTTAGACCCACCAAAATATTTGCATCTCGCGAGACTGACAAAATCACATCTGGCTTAATATCTTTAAGTGCGCGTCTAATTTTGAATAATGAATGTCGAATCCTATAGGTATTAAGATTAATAACCTCAATTTCTCGGACTACATCTTTACGGTATGGTCCTTCATCGGTACAAACTAAAAGAATAGTTTTGAAATCAAGTTTTGAATAATAGTTAGCTAAATTCAATGCGATTTTCTGTGCTCCACCTCCTCGAAATGACTCGACGACAATACATAGCTTTTTCATGGCTACAAATAACTCATTAGTAGTGTATTCTAATCATCTCGTGTTAGTTTTATGGATTTACATAATATTGAGAAGTACTCTTGATCGATGGCCTGTGTTGAAGCGTATTGCAGAACTCTTTTCGAAGCTAATTTCATTGCATCTTGGGGTATTTGGGTAGCTAAGTATATTTTTTCCGCCCAGATATCAGGCTCTAGTGTGCACATATAACCGTTTTCACCATCGTTAATCCACTGATCAAAGACTCCAGGAATACGATTAGTGACAACTGGTATTCCACAGGCCAATGCTTCTAATACTGGAGTACCGAGCCCCTCTTGCACTGATGGTAAGACAAAGACATCGGCATTACGAATAAAATTTTCGGGTTTATCAATAAACTCTGGCTGTAACAGAACTCTGTCTCTAAGCCCTAGCGAGTTGATACTTTCTTGAATACTCTGAAAATAGGCCATATCTCGCTCCGAAAGTGGACCACTACTAACTAATGGACCAGCAAGTATTAGTCGAAAATTATGGGGAAGTTTTGCTAACACATCAACCATAAATAGTTGATTCTTTCTCGGCATGAATTTGGCTAAGTGCAAAATGTGCTTAGGATCGCTACACTTACTACCAAATCCGAAGAATTCTTTTTCGCTCTGGCAAGCTGAAAAATTAAACTTACTCTCATCGATTGGATTAGGTCGACACCAGATCTGACGCGGCGAATATCCACTATTTAAAGCCGCTTGTTCCAGTTGTCTTGAAATAGCAACAATTATTGCGTGAGACGGAAATCCACGACCCAAGCAAAGGCTGATTCCAAAAGGCTCTAGATAGCGAGGGTGCTCATGAAAGTTAACCAACTCAATTAACAAGGGTTTTTTTGTAAGCTTTGCATATGTTATAGCTACGCTAGTTACATTGACATTACCAAATACATGAATAACGTCTATTGAGTTGTGATGAGCATATAAATATCGCAAGGTTGGAATTGCTTCAAGGCAGTAATTTGTTAGAATAATGATTCTTTTCCAGGCCGCTATAACTTTTTTATGTATTTTTCCTTGTTCTGTAAGACCAAGCAGTGAGACAGGAGTTCTCTTATTAGCAATACGTGTAACTTTAATGCCTTGCCATTCATACTTGCAGCATGTGTTCTCTGAGATAGAGCTGCTTAAAACTTCAAAGTTTATATTGAACTTGCTTCTTAAACGCTTGTAAGTGTTATGTGCTCTGAGGCCAGAGCCTGAATACTCTGGAGGATATTTGCTGCTAACCACAAGGACATTCAGGGAAGATGTATCATCTTTTGATGATTTATTAGATCCAATAGCCATAATTTTTTCTTGAGAACTTTTCGACATCTGCGAAAGTTTTTTTTGTGAAAAAATGATTTTTCCAAATTGTGCGATCGCGTCTACCAGGAAATGGAAAAGTTAATGGTCGATCTTCTCGAACCAAGCCAGCATTAGTGATCAAAAAACCTTCATAGCCGAAGCTTTTCATCAAGTCAAAGATCTCGTACTTGTCACGATCATTAATCATAAGCTCAATGATGAAGTCAACATCATGGCGCTTGAGGGTTAAAGTAGCTGATTTGAGTATCGGTAACTCATTGCCTTCACAGTCTAGTTTAATCAGAATACTGCCATCAGCCTCGCACTTTGAGGCAATTACTCGATCTAAAGTTTCAGTCATGATGTCAATGGTTTGATAAGGCAGATCTTTGAAAATTCCGTCAGTGCCACGAAACGAATTAATAATGGAGGCGCTAGCCGATAGTTGTGAGCTATTAATGGCAGTTGGAAAATAAAACTTTTTTTGAAGGTCAGGATACTCATCCAAAGCTTTTTCAATGATAGTGAAATTTAGCTGATTATGCTCTTTTAGTTGTCTAAGATAATGAGCATTTGCCGGAAAAGGCTCGACGGCAAAAACGTGTGCTTCTTGTGGAAAATAGGCTTCTGCCAACACCGAGTAAAAACCAATATTTGCACCAACGTCAAAAAAGTACTTAGGACAAGTGAAATGACTATAGTTTTTGACAAGTTGCGCGACTTCTGGCTCGTAAGATTCTATCCCACCTATGGCTATCTGTTGTAAAATATTGGACTTTTGTAAGTCATGAAACTCAATGAACTGACCACCAATTGAAAAGCTCTTAGTTTTCAGCAGCCCAAGTTTGATGCAGGATATTGTGAAGAGTTGCAGGGCTTTCTGAGATATTCTTTGGCGTCTGGTCAATGAGCTTGAGGCGATGAACATTTGAGTTAAGAGGGGATTTGAATATCGTTTTCTTCACACCACAGCTTAGTGCCTAAAGCCACTAAGCCTCTTCCTTGGGGGGGTATGACTGCTGTTTTGATATTTTTGAGAAAGTAACGCAATCCATACAAAGCATACTGGTCGCTATAGTGACCCCAATAGCTGGCATATTTATACACTCGCTGTTGATCACCCAATAGAGCTCGCTCTAATTGATTGAGAATAATTGTGCCGGCCATTGCTCCCGGCCATCTTCGTGATTCAGACCGATAGTTTTGGAACAAATTGTGGTAGTTGAAATGCTCCAAATATTGAATATAAAGTGACTGCTCTAGTCGAAGATTCAGGGGAACTTGTGACCAAAACCGCACTAATTCAGTATCCCAGAGAGGTAGCTGCCAACCGAGCCCCAAAAACTCATAGATCCTTTGACCATTGACTACCAACTTGGATTGTCTTTCCTGCCACTCCCATTCTTCATAGAAAGCAGCAATCTCTGGCATAGTCATTTCTTGATGCTCTTCAAGGCCAAGTACACTCAAGATTCTTGATTTCGCAAACTCTACATTTTCTGGCGTTTTGAGGTGGTGCCAGAGAGAGTAATGTTTATAGATAACAAAATCAGTTAGTTGCTGAGCGGAGCAAGGCCCTATCAGCATTTTTAGGGGAATGTGCCCGCCGGAAGTAAAGTCGCCACTTTGACCATTGATAACCACCGCATTTTCTGAGAGTTGGCCGCTTTCTCGGAGTGAATGCAGTGCTTGGTAATCATTCATCACTGGGACAGCACTTAAGCTATCAGCGTATTCCCAATAAGCTCGACGTTGTGATGAGTCAAAGATCTGTCGCGCTTTAGAAGCGTTAGGCTGAATAAATTGCCAAGGCACATTCAACGTTTTAGCCACGGCTTGGGCAGCTTTGGCTTCATAGTTTCCGCGTGGGCCATAGGAGAATGTATGCAGGTTGGAGCATCCAAGACTATGCAATTTAGCCAAAATCAACCTGGAATCCAGTCCACCACTAAGAGGCAACCAAATAGGGGCATCACCCACAGCATTGAGTAACCGTTCAAAAGTGCGATCGGTCGCGTTTGCGAGTTCTTCAACATATTCACTAGCGGTGTGTTGAGTGTGAGATGAGGGATGGTAGCGAAAATATCTCTGAACAGTCAGTTGACATTTCATCTTGTCCCAAAGTAAATATTCTCCTGCCCGAAGTTGATACAGATTGTGATAAATAGTCTCCCGATTAGTAACGTAGCCCGCCATCATAAATTCTAAAAGGGCGGTCTGGTCGACTTGAGAAATTTGATACTTTTGTTTGAGCAAATGCGCAGAATTGGAAATCGCCAGATTGTGGTGTTCGTCTGTGGCATAGAAAATCGGATAACTTCTAATGACATCAACAAAGGCAATAATTAGAGTTGATGTTTCAACAATGACGGCGAAATGTCCAATTAAAGAGTTGAGGTGTGTGTTGAGACGGACAAAATCATGATGATGTAGGCAAGCGCTTAGCTGCGGCAGTAGGCTGTCAACCGAATCACCAATGCTTAACACGGTTGTGCCATCATAAGCAGTTTGCCGATATTGCATATGAGCGTTCGAATCAACCAGAATAGAAGCAACAGCCATGAAACCGTATCGACTTAATTAGAGGAGGAAGTGTGTTCGCAAAGTAAGAACCAATGGTAAGGATGATGAGGATTATGAAAATCTTCAATCACATCGAGACCGGCTTGGCTAACTAGGCGTTTTATTTTTTGTTTCGGGTATGATTTTCTGCCAACTTCCCAATAATGTGGCCCATGTTTATCGGTACGTTTGAGTAATTCAGCTTCGTTCTGATCTTGCAATGGAAAGGAAGGAAAAGATGAGAAGAAGTTGAAATTGATCGGAAAACGCCGCAATCCTCGCTCTCGAAACCGCAGTGAAAAATTGAAATGAAGGCTGGAACGTTGGCAAGGCAAACTGATATATACGTAACGCCGTGACACACGGGTGAGCTCTTTCAAGGCGCTGAGCGTTTTGAAACTGGGTAAATGTTCTAAAACCTCGAAGCAACAGACGCAATCAAAAGTTTTATCTGGCCAAGGCAAGGAAAGAATATCACCAATCACATCGGGTTGATAGCGAGCTTCGACATCTAATGTGGTAACGGTGTAGTCGTAGCACTCAAGGAGCGCTTCTAATAAACCAATCCCTTTGCCGACCTCAAGAATCTCTGAGACTCGACTTTTCGGCAACTCTAAAACTTTCTTGAGCTGATGCCAAACGCTCAGAAAGTTGCCCTGCTGCATATAGTGAGCATGAAAATAGGCTTGCCTAAAAATGGTGTCATATAGACCATCACTAATTTCTGCTGGTTGAACTTCTTGTAAATCAAACAAAAATTTTGGCCCACGAACTTGAGCTTTCGTGTCGATCCATTCTCGATACTCAGGAAAGTTTCTATGCAGTTCTTCGAAACCTTTTTGAGTGAATATGGCAAATCCAACGCTGCTCATAGTGTTTTGAAATCGTTATTCATTCTCGACTGGATAGATTAGTTGTGCGGCTACTTATTACTAAACTTAGAACGCATATTGATAAACCACTTCATGATTGACGGAGTGAGGCGATGCGGCGATCGCTCCCATCAGTTCATGGTCACTAAAAGTAAACTCGTCGTCATCGTCGGTTTCTAATTGAACCATACAACAGCGCTTAGCAACCGCGTCGAATGCTAGCGGATACCAAGATACGGAGGTGTGGTTCATCAGGACAAGGGGAGTCTGCGTCAGCATGGCATAGCCAAAAGTGCTGGTGTAAGGGTGGGTGAACACAACGCAATCAGCCATTTGATGGGAGTCTTCGAACGGTTGAGTGATGATTTCATCCACATACGAATCCATCACACCAGCAATCTCAGTTAAGCGATTGGGATGAGCTTTATAGAGCGTGGTAAATCCGTTGGCTTTGAGGCACTTTAGAATACCGATTTCTAGTCGGAGGATTGATAAAGCATGGTAATTGGGCATCGAGGGGTAAAGGACCTGATTCATGGGGAAGCCCAGCAGCATGACACTTTTGACAGAGCTCCTGGTCTGATGCTTGGGCAAGCAGTCAAATATTTCTCGGTATGGGCTGCTTTGTAGCGGAGCAACCTCAGCCATCTGTAACCCTCGGGAGCAAGTTTTTGCTAGCTCTTGCAAGAGTTGGTCTTCTCCTGGTGCACCGGAGTAATACCGATCGACCAAAGATAAACCATCGGCATCAACATACCCCCGGTTAAACGCTGCGGTGGCATAGCTGTTACCGTGGGAGAAGCCGATCGCTTCACCACCTGCAAGTTGCCAAGCCGATACAAACGCTCGATGCAGCGGATAGCCTAATCCCGCCGCAACCAAAGTGTGATTAGTTTGCGCAATTTTCTGCTTGAGTGGCGTCAGGTTGCGAACGATGAAGTCATGAGTTTGGTTAATGGCAAAGTGACTACTTTGCTGGATAAACGAAGCCCAGGGAATATCGCTATCGACCAATTGATAAGTTTTTATGATGTCACTGTGATACTGCTCAATCAAGGCAGAGAGTGACGGGTTATGCAGCCGTGACTCTTGAGAGCGTCGGGTGTGGGCATAGGGATTGAGGTAAGTCAGGCGTCGTTGGGTTTGCTGACAAAACAGCTGAGCTGGGTGACTCAGTGACCCAATAGCTAAATAAGAACTGATTTTGCCCGAGGGGAGGCCTTGCCCCAGTGAATACAGGTTTTTGAGCCGACGTCGAAAGTTATACGTGCGCAAATTGCTGGGTTGAAAGGCATATCTTTGCAGCGCTTGCTTGGGAAAAGACAGCCAGTCAAATTTTGCCAGTGGTTCGGCTTGCTGACCAGCGACATGGGTATATTGATCTGCCTTAAGTTGGGCACAGCACTGCGAGCGAAAAATGGCATAGGCCAGAATCGTGTTGATGCCGATGCCCGCAACTCCAACCTTGTAGATAATTTCGTCGGATGATTGAGCGCAAAAAAGAGCGATATAGCGAGTAATTAGATCTTCGTATATGGCTTGATAGACCTCATGCTTGACCGGAGTATATCGGTAGTCTAACCACGTTGCTGGTCCTTGCCATTTCACGCCGTCAATATTGATTGCATAAGTTTGATGTGTGCCCACTCGCCGTTGCCCTGCATTTAGCCAATCATATCTTGCCGCAATGGCGTGCCTTTAGGGGCAGCGGTGTTGATTCGACGACCTAAGAATCGCTCATAGTATTTGGGCGGTAGTCCGTAGCCGGGGCGAATAGCGCGTAAGTTGTCGGGGGTGAAAACATCGCCAGCTTGCATATCTTGGGCGATGTATAGGCTCCGACGAAAAACTTTAGATCCCTGTTCAGCGTCCGCTGTGCCATATTGAATGCGCCCGATCGCTTGCCAAGCGCGTTCAGATTCGGTCACGAGTTGAGTGATTTCTTCGGGCTCCATGGAAAATGTAGAATCGACACCACCATCGGCTCGTCTGAGGGTGAAATGCTTTTCGATAAAGGTCGCTCCAAACGCAACACTGGCAACGGCGGCCCCAATACCCATCGTGTGGTCTGACAGACCCACTTGAACGTTGAAGAGATCGCGCAAGTGAGGAATCGTTTGCAAATTGGTGTTCTCTGGGGTGGCGGGATAGGTACTGGTGCATTTCAAGAGAATCAGGTCATGGCAACCTGCTTCCCGAGCGGTACGAACAGTTTCGTCGAGTTCGGCGATGGTGGCCATGCCCGTCGAAATGATCATGGGCTTACCTGTGCTGGCGACCTTGCGAATCAAAGGCAGGTCTGTATTTTCGAACGACGCAATTTTGTAACAGGGCACGTCTAGAGTTTCTAAAAAATCGACTGCTGTCGTGTCAAAGGGCGTACTAAAGCCGATGATGCCGAATTCGCGGCAACGTTCAAAAATTGGTTGATGCCACTCCCAAGGGGTATGAGCTTTTTCGTAGAGTTCGTAGAGAGAGTGACCATGCCAAAGGCTCTTAGGATCGTCAATAAAAAATTCCCCTGCAGCCAAATCCAGGGTCATGGTGTCGGCAGTGTAGGTTTGCAGTTTCAGAGCATGGGCTCCAGCCTTGGCGGCAGCCTCAACAATCTCTAAGGCGCGGTCGAGGGATTGATTGTGATTGCCAGACATCTCGGCAACGACAAAGGGTGGATGACTGCGACCAACTGGGCGACCTTGAATGCTAATCACTTCCATCAGACCTTGTACCTAATTACTCACTAAACTTTTGTTGCTTGGGTAATCCCATCAGTCAAGGCAAATCCTCCGCCATGCTGAAAGCCTTGCTATGGGAGATCGCTTAACTCAGGATAGTAACTCGCGACGATCGCATTTTCAGCGCGCAGGCAAGGGATACCTGAAATGATGGGGTACACACATAAGGCTTCCGGGCTAAACAACACCTCACCAAATTGTTGCAGCGTTGCCCCAGTCTTGGGACAAGCCAACACGCTCTCTACGTCCTTCTCCGATTCCGATATAGGTGTTTTTTGAATAACTGTAATAGCAGTAGGGTTGAGTGGGTTGGCCGTTAACGGAAATAACTCATGCTTAATCACGGAATAACCGAGATTTTCGGCAGTCTTGACTAAGTTTTTGCAATAACGGTGAGAATCCATCCGAGCCTTTGCCGCTGCACTAGCCAGTTCATATCCGGGCTCTAATAAAATGAGATATTTTTTTGCTACCCGGTATAGTTCTTGCAGAATGGGTTGTTCGAACCCACCATTTGGCTCGATAGAGTGAGACGTATAAACGACGTCAATCGAATTAGTGCTAAAAGGAATTTGAAATAGGCTACCAGTACATAACGTAGTGTCTGCAATCTTATTTTTATCTAGCCAAAGCTTACCGTAGGCCAATCTAGACCAACACAAGTCAAAACCGTAGGCCTTGGTCTCGCTCGGTAAATTCTTAACGACTTCGGCGAGCGTCGTGGCTTCACCAACGCCAGCTTCCAAAATTGAGGTTGGATGGCATCGAGTCAGCATTTCTTGAGCGATCGCTGCACCATAATTCTGCTTGTGCTCAGCTATTGATGGCTCACTCAAAGCGGAGACGTAGCTGCCAGCTTGCAAATCATAAGAGACTTCAATAATCTCTTCGGTGTTGCCGTTCGTAGTAGCATTTTTCCTTAAGAGGGCCATGATATTTTGGCCTTGCAGATACAACTCCTTAAGCTCTCTAGGATTCGGCTGACTCATTATCAATTTTCCCGACGAAGAAGGTTTTAGAGATTTCATAAGAGACAATGCCAATCTCTACACTCAAGCTACCATCAAAAAGGTAGGCTTAATACGAAAAACGGCTAAGCCTTTTATACAGAAACAGAAGTGTTTTTTGAATAGACCACAAATAAACAATTCCAGCCAAGCAAAAAACAATCAAATATATTTATTTATTAAAAATAAAATAGAAACAACATAATCACTACATAGATGCTTTTAATTCGTTAGAAGAAGCTCTTCAGCAACCTTATACATCCTTGTATTTTCTTCAGGCGGAGTATACGGATCTATTGTATAACCGAACTTATCTTGAAGGCTCCAAACAACATCACAGAAACCCAGGAGATGGCGAAACCTTACTGTGCTTGAGAACCTAGGGTTAACTTCAAAAATAACGGGTCCCCGCTCTGTCAAACGCAACTGTACATTAATGCTTCCAG is from Leptolyngbya iicbica LK and encodes:
- a CDS encoding O-methyltransferase, encoding MNTLPNILRQSLKRKNLLVMTKKVMKRFFDKKNAHSSRENLAWLEEHCMDFEDLAKSLDADLWEETLEVVEKIDVHANTVLNSIEHSLGGGGAYPFLYFITRYLQPLTVVETGVATGFSSYAFLAALEENKKGTLYSSDFPYFRIPNPEKYIGIVIEEKLRGNWNLYLDGDEVNLPQILDKVGTIDIFHYDSDKSYSGRDFAVSLVTPNLSPNGLILMDDIQDNSYFYDYVETRQIHEWNVFNFNGKYVGLIGKLKSKRLEAFDLEL
- a CDS encoding glycosyltransferase, whose translation is MKIVLVITGLEIGGAEMMLLKILENLSQEFSPEVVSLTTFGKVGHSIQALGIPVTALDMKLGISTLITLVKLVRLLRAKRPHIVHTWMYHADLVGGLAARLAKVPIVIWNIRHSNFASQKTKLTTKLVIQICTKLSYFIPDCIQCCSINARDIHIELGYDADKFIVIPNGFDLQRFYPNPQARKRIRQELNLSSSNMLVGMIGRFHPQKNHLAFFRAMSHVYCKLPKIHLLLAGKNINSGNLCLMAYIHETGVKAIVHLLDERDDTPDLMASLDLLVLSSSEGEAFPNVVGEAMACAVPCVVTDVGDSAYIVANTGKIVDANDEMQLMQAILSVLNLSESERMTLGRMARQRIETLFDIRQITQQYQDLYLQQCSKLNLDDQEWPLSSEN
- a CDS encoding FkbM family methyltransferase, translating into MFIASSSLTRRQRISQKALQLFTISCIKLGLLKTKSFSIGGQFIEFHDLQKSNILQQIAIGGIESYEPEVAQLVKNYSHFTCPKYFFDVGANIGFYSVLAEAYFPQEAHVFAVEPFPANAHYLRQLKEHNQLNFTIIEKALDEYPDLQKKFYFPTAINSSQLSASASIINSFRGTDGIFKDLPYQTIDIMTETLDRVIASKCEADGSILIKLDCEGNELPILKSATLTLKRHDVDFIIELMINDRDKYEIFDLMKSFGYEGFLITNAGLVREDRPLTFPFPGRRDRTIWKNHFFTKKTFADVEKFSRKNYGYWI
- a CDS encoding glycosyltransferase produces the protein MKKLCIVVESFRGGGAQKIALNLANYYSKLDFKTILLVCTDEGPYRKDVVREIEVINLNTYRIRHSLFKIRRALKDIKPDVILSVSRDANILVGLTYMFHSSARLIFREANTMHAVLKMPQLKRLCYLTLMKIAYLKADVVISNSQDTKSDLEKYKVVSSSSKIRVIHNPVLPSNVEELISVKCHHPWLVSSALKVVLSVGRLYPQKNHALLINAFSRVISHVKNARLVILGEGDEKENIHKQIHAFGLQDHVDVLDFQANPFPFYREADLFVLTSLWEGFGNVLVEALACGTPVVSTDCPGGPREILEYGEYGTLVPVNDVDALASAIISALMMTDDFQQKSLRSQRAQLFSVELIAQQYLMHISEDSFYSK
- a CDS encoding glycosyltransferase: MAIGSNKSSKDDTSSLNVLVVSSKYPPEYSGSGLRAHNTYKRLRSKFNINFEVLSSSISENTCCKYEWQGIKVTRIANKRTPVSLLGLTEQGKIHKKVIAAWKRIIILTNYCLEAIPTLRYLYAHHNSIDVIHVFGNVNVTSVAITYAKLTKKPLLIELVNFHEHPRYLEPFGISLCLGRGFPSHAIIVAISRQLEQAALNSGYSPRQIWCRPNPIDESKFNFSACQSEKEFFGFGSKCSDPKHILHLAKFMPRKNQLFMVDVLAKLPHNFRLILAGPLVSSGPLSERDMAYFQSIQESINSLGLRDRVLLQPEFIDKPENFIRNADVFVLPSVQEGLGTPVLEALACGIPVVTNRIPGVFDQWINDGENGYMCTLEPDIWAEKIYLATQIPQDAMKLASKRVLQYASTQAIDQEYFSILCKSIKLTRDD